Proteins encoded within one genomic window of Bacillus sp. 1NLA3E:
- the mobB gene encoding molybdopterin-guanine dinucleotide biosynthesis protein B — MKTQSEVNGHGNPVIFQVVGYSNSGKTTFLTKLIEKLSSEKWKVVTIKHHGHGGQPDLLTGKDSSRHINAGAVASIVEGEGRVILHAEQPFWPLEEQIGLLSSFGPDFILIEGYKHADFPKVLLLRDPKDHELVDKINNVVVAYYWDSAIIPDLKRNIPYFHINDEKGQKWLLEYLTISLSKTKNQSK, encoded by the coding sequence TTGAAGACACAATCGGAAGTAAATGGCCATGGTAATCCAGTCATTTTCCAAGTTGTAGGTTATTCAAACAGTGGAAAAACGACTTTTCTGACCAAGCTTATAGAGAAATTATCTTCTGAAAAATGGAAGGTTGTCACGATAAAACACCATGGGCATGGAGGTCAGCCTGATTTATTAACTGGGAAAGATTCCAGTCGGCATATTAACGCGGGTGCCGTAGCATCCATTGTTGAGGGAGAAGGGCGTGTGATTCTACATGCTGAGCAACCATTTTGGCCCCTTGAAGAACAAATTGGACTTCTTTCCTCATTCGGGCCCGACTTTATTTTAATTGAAGGTTATAAGCATGCTGATTTTCCCAAGGTGTTGTTGCTACGAGATCCAAAGGACCATGAACTTGTGGATAAAATCAACAATGTTGTGGTGGCCTATTATTGGGATTCAGCAATTATCCCAGATCTAAAAAGAAATATTCCATATTTCCATATTAATGATGAAAAAGGTCAAAAGTGGTTGCTGGAGTATTTAACAATTTCCTTATCAAAAACAAAAAATCAATCAAAGTGA